Proteins from one Staphylococcus saprophyticus subsp. saprophyticus ATCC 15305 = NCTC 7292 genomic window:
- a CDS encoding Na+/H+ antiporter subunit E: protein MAIQILVNLILSVFWLFVTGSYNFNNFILGYLFALLLVYIMRGVLPGRFYLITVYKIIKLFLVFLIELIKANIDVIRIVVKPNIDNEPAFFTYNTDLKKDWQIVLLSNLITLTPGTIVLGISDDRTKIYIHSIDFSTKEEEVESIKSSLEKVVREVGENE from the coding sequence ATGGCGATTCAAATATTAGTGAATTTAATTTTATCTGTATTTTGGTTATTTGTTACAGGTAGTTATAATTTTAATAACTTCATTTTAGGCTATTTATTCGCATTACTTTTAGTTTATATCATGCGTGGTGTATTACCGGGTAGATTTTATCTCATTACAGTATATAAAATCATAAAACTTTTCCTTGTATTTTTAATAGAACTCATCAAAGCCAATATCGATGTCATACGTATTGTCGTTAAACCTAACATTGATAATGAACCTGCATTCTTTACTTACAACACAGATTTAAAAAAAGATTGGCAAATTGTATTACTGTCCAATTTAATTACACTAACGCCTGGTACAATTGTTTTAGGAATTAGTGATGATCGGACAAAAATTTATATTCATAGTATCGATTTCAGTACGAAAGAAGAAGAAGTTGAAAGCATCAAGTCTTCCCTTGAAAAAGTGGTCAGAGAGGTAGGAGAAAATGAATGA
- a CDS encoding Na(+)/H(+) antiporter subunit F1 — translation MNYNIILVIALVIVALSMLGMLARVIIGPSLADRVVALDAMGIQLMAIVALFSIFLGTKYMMVAILLIGILAFLGTAVFAKYMDKGKVIEHDNNDRH, via the coding sequence ATGAACTATAATATCATATTAGTAATTGCATTAGTTATCGTTGCGTTGTCAATGCTAGGCATGTTAGCTCGTGTAATTATCGGCCCTTCTCTAGCTGATAGGGTTGTTGCACTCGATGCGATGGGTATTCAATTAATGGCCATTGTCGCCTTATTTAGTATTTTCTTAGGTACTAAATATATGATGGTTGCTATTTTATTAATAGGTATACTTGCATTCCTTGGTACAGCAGTATTTGCTAAGTATATGGATAAAGGTAAGGTGATTGAACATGATAACAACGATCGTCATTAG
- a CDS encoding Na+/H+ antiporter subunit G1: protein MITTIVISIALILVIIGSLISALAAIGILRLDDVYARAHAAGKAATLGAMLLISGVFLFFIGREGYVNMQLIVGILFILITGPLASHLIIKSAYNLNTPASKRTKHDEIKKDLKNTKL from the coding sequence ATGATAACAACGATCGTCATTAGCATAGCGCTTATCTTGGTCATAATAGGTTCACTCATCAGTGCTCTTGCTGCCATTGGTATCTTACGTCTGGATGATGTCTATGCTAGAGCGCACGCGGCAGGTAAAGCTGCAACATTAGGCGCAATGTTATTAATCAGTGGTGTGTTCTTATTCTTTATTGGACGTGAAGGGTACGTTAATATGCAATTAATCGTCGGTATCTTGTTTATTTTAATTACCGGACCATTAGCCAGTCACCTTATTATTAAATCTGCATATAATTTAAATACACCCGCTTCCAAAAGAACGAAGCACGATGAAATCAAAAAAGATTTAAAAAATACAAAATTATAA
- a CDS encoding NAD(P)-binding domain-containing protein — MSSWTIIGGGIHAVTIAIKLRSLGLDCTKLTIIDPHTNLCEQFDHFTKSIDMPYLRSPCVHHVHPDPFHLKQYGKKKQYTHASYGPYKRPNRDIFMEHTHDLIHSYNLNDCHVQGTVSQIKRVQSQWHILCHNQWIKSTHLVIAFGCNHDPFIPVLFHNQPDVTHIFQNEHCLTHHASHIIGSGISAAHLTLKLLKKNNTEPIHLWMKKDITIHDFDADPGWLGPKNMKYFSQMTSSKARFNLIKQERHKGSMPKELELRLKKYIAQGRLIIHKNEITDIANHAIHTKQYCMYYDHLLLATGFKESIMQQPVIKQLVDSYQAPITHCGLPSINANLEWLPNLFVSGGLADLELGPFARNIMGGREAALRISEVYEKTTSNDATFI, encoded by the coding sequence TTGTCATCATGGACAATTATCGGCGGTGGCATCCACGCCGTGACAATTGCAATCAAATTAAGATCGCTTGGTCTAGATTGCACAAAGTTAACAATTATAGACCCACATACCAATTTGTGTGAGCAATTTGATCATTTCACAAAAAGCATTGATATGCCTTATTTACGCTCACCATGTGTACATCATGTACATCCCGACCCTTTTCACTTAAAACAGTATGGTAAGAAAAAACAATACACCCATGCTTCATATGGTCCATATAAGAGACCGAATCGTGACATCTTTATGGAACATACACACGATTTAATACATAGCTACAATTTAAATGATTGTCACGTTCAGGGTACTGTTTCTCAAATTAAACGCGTACAATCGCAATGGCACATACTGTGTCATAATCAATGGATCAAATCAACACATTTAGTTATCGCATTTGGTTGCAATCATGACCCCTTTATACCTGTATTATTCCATAATCAACCAGATGTTACGCATATATTTCAAAACGAGCATTGTTTGACCCATCATGCATCTCACATTATAGGTAGTGGCATTTCTGCTGCACACCTTACATTAAAATTATTAAAAAAGAATAACACTGAACCAATACATTTATGGATGAAAAAAGACATTACCATACATGACTTTGATGCTGATCCAGGCTGGTTAGGCCCCAAAAATATGAAATACTTTAGCCAAATGACATCTTCAAAGGCGCGCTTTAATTTGATTAAACAAGAAAGACACAAAGGCTCTATGCCAAAAGAACTGGAACTAAGATTAAAAAAATATATTGCACAAGGTCGCTTAATCATTCATAAAAATGAAATCACAGATATAGCCAACCATGCTATACATACGAAACAATATTGTATGTATTATGACCATTTACTACTTGCTACGGGTTTTAAAGAAAGTATCATGCAACAGCCAGTGATCAAACAACTTGTCGATAGTTACCAAGCCCCCATTACTCACTGTGGTTTGCCATCCATTAATGCTAATTTAGAATGGCTGCCAAATCTTTTTGTCAGTGGCGGCTTAGCTGATTTGGAATTAGGTCCATTTGCTAGAAATATTATGGGCGGACGAGAAGCTGCTTTACGTATTTCAGAAGTCTATGAAAAGACAACTTCAAACGACGCCACATTTATTTAA
- a CDS encoding hotdog fold thioesterase, translated as MENMLDALDIKVEKQERGLMVMSMPVTDKVKQPFGYLHGGASLALGESACSMGAAYLIDTEKYVPLGLEMNGNHIGSTTEGTIYATATIIHEGKTTQVWNIDIKDDTDRLICVMRGTIAIKPLKR; from the coding sequence ATGGAAAATATGCTAGATGCTTTAGATATTAAAGTAGAAAAGCAAGAACGTGGATTAATGGTGATGTCAATGCCGGTAACAGATAAGGTGAAACAACCTTTTGGCTATTTACACGGTGGTGCGAGTCTTGCGCTCGGAGAATCTGCTTGTTCTATGGGAGCTGCTTATTTAATCGATACTGAAAAGTATGTTCCCCTTGGATTGGAAATGAATGGTAACCATATTGGTTCAACAACCGAGGGAACCATATATGCGACAGCAACAATTATTCATGAAGGAAAAACAACACAAGTTTGGAATATAGATATTAAAGATGACACAGATAGGTTGATTTGTGTGATGCGTGGAACGATTGCGATTAAACCGCTTAAACGCTAA
- a CDS encoding Na+/H+ antiporter family protein yields MINAVVIAVVLMIVLCLCRLNVVISLFVSALVGGLIAGMSVSEIVSVFGKNIVDGAEVALSYALLGGFAALISYSGITDFLVNKIIDGIHAENSKISRVKVKIIIIIALLVMSIMSQNLIPVHIAFIPIVIPPLISLFNELNVDRRQIAIIIGFGLCWPYVLLPFGFGQIFHQIIQNGFTKAHHPIEMGMIWKAMIIPSLGYIVGLILGIYYYRKPRKYIQHEEIKNNDSIVIKPYVLIVTVISILATFLVQLVTDSMIFGALAGVLVFFVSRAYKWTELDKQFVDGIKIMSFIGVVILSANGFAGVMNETGDISKLVDSLSGVVGANKLLSIIVMYISGLVVTLGIGSSFATIPIIATLFVPLGESLGLSTMALIALIGTASALGDSGSPASDSTLGPTAGLDIDGQHDHIRDTCIPNFVFYNIPLIIFGTIAAMIL; encoded by the coding sequence GTGATAAATGCAGTTGTTATAGCCGTTGTATTGATGATTGTCTTATGTTTATGTAGATTAAATGTAGTTATTAGTTTATTTGTCAGTGCACTTGTAGGTGGATTAATAGCGGGTATGAGTGTTTCTGAAATTGTATCCGTATTTGGTAAAAATATAGTAGATGGTGCAGAGGTGGCACTTAGTTATGCATTGCTTGGTGGGTTTGCAGCATTGATTTCTTATAGTGGTATTACTGACTTCTTAGTGAATAAAATTATAGACGGAATTCATGCAGAAAACAGTAAGATATCACGAGTTAAAGTGAAAATCATTATTATCATTGCTTTACTTGTCATGAGCATAATGAGTCAGAATTTAATTCCCGTACATATTGCATTTATTCCAATTGTCATACCTCCATTAATTAGTTTATTTAATGAACTTAATGTGGACAGAAGACAAATCGCTATTATCATTGGTTTTGGTTTGTGTTGGCCTTATGTATTATTACCTTTTGGTTTTGGTCAAATTTTTCACCAAATCATACAAAATGGCTTTACCAAAGCACATCACCCAATTGAGATGGGTATGATTTGGAAGGCTATGATTATCCCATCGTTAGGTTATATTGTTGGGTTGATATTAGGTATTTATTATTATAGAAAACCAAGAAAATATATCCAACATGAAGAAATTAAAAATAATGATTCAATTGTCATCAAACCTTACGTACTTATAGTAACTGTGATTTCAATCTTAGCTACTTTTTTAGTACAACTCGTTACGGATTCAATGATATTTGGCGCGCTCGCAGGTGTGCTTGTATTCTTTGTTTCAAGAGCGTATAAATGGACGGAATTGGATAAACAGTTTGTTGATGGAATCAAAATTATGTCATTTATCGGCGTAGTCATATTATCTGCAAATGGTTTTGCAGGTGTAATGAATGAAACAGGGGATATCAGCAAATTAGTGGATAGTCTAAGTGGTGTTGTAGGAGCCAATAAATTATTGAGCATTATTGTTATGTATATTAGTGGATTAGTGGTCACATTAGGTATAGGTTCTTCATTTGCCACAATACCGATCATTGCCACATTGTTTGTGCCACTAGGAGAGTCATTAGGTTTAAGTACGATGGCGCTTATTGCATTAATAGGTACTGCGAGTGCCTTAGGTGATTCAGGGTCACCAGCGAGTGATTCAACACTTGGACCGACAGCAGGTTTAGATATTGATGGACAGCATGATCATATTAGAGATACATGTATACCTAATTTTGTGTTCTATAATATACCATTGATTATTTTTGGAACAATTGCAGCTATGATATTATAG
- a CDS encoding M17 family metallopeptidase, with the protein MKFNISNHQESDTDTLVIGVPEHLNQLETVVVGNENLNDKLKTLKQHQIISTNIAAISTTMINLNDKFVKLITVGLGNVKSTHHSDYLKVFGHLFQYLKKNRISHVSLLFDTFQAHELPRETIAEILGQQSMQSIYEFDNYKTDKSAPYQIDLDISTSKEGGIEAAIEHGQAIASAINIARDYSNIPPNILTPSFYAEMIQKHFNHTEVSVDIKDSKTLQEEGFGLIHAVGKGSKHGPRVITLSYNGGNVNDAPIALVGKGITYDSGGYSIKSKLGMQTMKYDMCGSANVVAMIDAARKLELKINIVGVIAAAENMVSEIAMKPDDVYTALSGESVEVLNTDAEGRLVLGDAVFYANQFQPKLILDFATLTGAAVAALGDDKAAVFNHNADETLQHILNCARQMDEFVFELPMTSTEQKLIRNSDVADLVNHTNGQGKALFAATFINHFAGETPHMHFDIAGPATINKHTHKGPKGPTGYLVPTIVEWMRHLK; encoded by the coding sequence ATGAAATTTAATATTAGTAATCATCAAGAAAGTGACACGGATACATTAGTAATCGGAGTACCTGAGCATTTAAATCAACTAGAAACAGTAGTCGTTGGAAATGAAAACTTAAATGACAAGCTTAAAACATTAAAGCAACATCAAATTATAAGTACAAATATTGCTGCTATTTCTACAACAATGATCAATTTAAATGATAAATTTGTAAAATTAATTACGGTTGGCTTAGGTAATGTAAAATCAACCCATCACAGTGATTATTTAAAAGTATTTGGTCATTTATTTCAATATTTAAAGAAAAACAGAATTAGTCATGTTTCATTATTGTTTGATACATTTCAAGCGCATGAGTTACCAAGAGAAACAATTGCTGAAATATTAGGTCAACAAAGTATGCAGTCAATTTATGAATTTGATAATTATAAAACCGATAAATCTGCACCATATCAAATCGATTTAGATATCAGTACTTCCAAAGAAGGGGGTATAGAGGCTGCAATTGAACATGGACAAGCTATTGCATCAGCCATCAATATTGCTAGAGATTATAGTAATATACCCCCTAATATATTGACACCAAGCTTTTATGCTGAAATGATACAGAAACATTTCAATCATACTGAGGTTAGCGTTGATATAAAAGATAGTAAAACACTTCAAGAAGAAGGATTTGGCTTAATACATGCTGTTGGAAAAGGCTCTAAGCATGGTCCTAGAGTCATTACTTTGTCATATAACGGTGGCAACGTAAATGATGCTCCGATTGCATTGGTTGGAAAAGGTATTACATATGATTCTGGCGGTTATTCTATTAAATCTAAATTAGGTATGCAAACTATGAAATATGACATGTGTGGCTCTGCAAATGTCGTAGCCATGATTGACGCAGCACGTAAACTTGAACTAAAGATTAATATTGTTGGTGTTATTGCTGCTGCTGAAAATATGGTTAGTGAAATCGCGATGAAACCGGATGATGTATATACTGCATTGAGTGGTGAATCGGTTGAAGTATTAAATACGGATGCTGAAGGTCGTTTAGTATTAGGAGATGCAGTATTTTATGCGAATCAATTCCAACCTAAATTGATTCTTGATTTTGCAACATTAACTGGTGCTGCAGTAGCGGCATTAGGCGATGATAAAGCGGCTGTGTTTAATCATAATGCAGACGAAACTTTACAACATATACTAAACTGCGCACGTCAAATGGATGAATTTGTTTTTGAATTACCAATGACTTCAACAGAGCAAAAATTAATTAGAAATAGTGATGTTGCAGACCTCGTTAACCATACGAATGGTCAAGGAAAGGCATTATTTGCGGCAACATTTATTAATCATTTTGCGGGAGAAACGCCACATATGCACTTTGATATAGCTGGTCCAGCAACGATAAATAAACATACACATAAAGGTCCTAAAGGGCCGACAGGTTATCTTGTTCCTACTATTGTAGAATGGATGCGTCATCTGAAATAG
- a CDS encoding NAD(P)/FAD-dependent oxidoreductase, which yields MAQDRKKVLVLGAGYAGLQTITKLQKQISADEAEVTLINKNDYHYEATWLHEASAGTISYEDLLYPVESVVNKDKVNFVKAEVTKIDRNAKKVETDAGIFDFDILVVSLGFESETFGIKGMKDYAFQIENVLTARKLSRHIEDKFANYASSKQKDDKDLAIIVGGAGFTGVEFLGELTDRIPELCNKYGVEQSKVKITCVEAAPKMLPMFSDELVNHAVNYLENKGVEFKIGTPIVAANEKGFVVKVNDEEQQLEANTVVWAAGVRGSKLMEESFEGVKRGRIVTKQDLTIEGYDDIFVIGDCSAFIPAGEERPLPTTAQIATQQGEHTAKNVKNILEGQPTNEFEYVDRGTVCSLGAHDGVGVVYGRDIQGKKAAFMKKVIDTRAVFKLGGIGLAFKKGKF from the coding sequence ATGGCTCAAGATCGTAAAAAAGTATTAGTTCTAGGCGCTGGTTACGCTGGTTTACAAACTATTACAAAATTACAAAAGCAAATTTCAGCAGATGAGGCTGAGGTTACATTAATTAATAAAAATGACTACCACTATGAAGCAACTTGGTTACATGAAGCTTCAGCAGGTACAATTAGCTATGAAGATTTACTATATCCAGTTGAAAGTGTTGTTAACAAAGATAAAGTTAACTTTGTAAAAGCAGAAGTAACTAAAATTGATCGCAATGCTAAAAAAGTTGAAACTGACGCTGGAATCTTTGATTTTGATATTTTAGTAGTTTCATTAGGTTTCGAAAGTGAAACATTTGGTATCAAAGGTATGAAAGATTATGCTTTCCAAATTGAAAATGTATTAACTGCACGTAAATTATCTCGTCACATTGAAGACAAGTTTGCTAATTATGCATCTTCAAAACAAAAAGATGATAAAGATTTAGCTATTATTGTTGGTGGTGCTGGATTTACTGGTGTGGAATTCTTAGGTGAATTAACAGACCGTATTCCTGAATTATGTAACAAATATGGTGTAGAACAAAGCAAAGTGAAAATCACTTGTGTTGAAGCAGCACCAAAAATGTTACCAATGTTCTCTGATGAATTAGTTAATCATGCGGTAAATTACTTAGAAAACAAAGGTGTAGAATTTAAAATTGGTACACCAATCGTTGCTGCTAACGAAAAAGGTTTCGTAGTAAAAGTAAATGATGAAGAACAACAATTAGAAGCTAATACAGTAGTATGGGCTGCTGGTGTGCGTGGTAGCAAATTAATGGAAGAGTCATTTGAAGGCGTTAAACGTGGACGTATTGTTACTAAACAAGATTTAACAATTGAAGGATACGATGATATCTTTGTTATTGGTGATTGTTCTGCGTTTATTCCTGCAGGAGAAGAACGTCCATTACCAACTACAGCACAAATTGCTACGCAACAAGGTGAACACACAGCTAAAAATGTTAAAAACATTTTAGAAGGTCAACCTACAAACGAATTTGAATACGTTGATCGCGGTACTGTATGTTCATTAGGCGCTCATGATGGCGTTGGTGTTGTTTATGGTAGAGATATTCAAGGTAAAAAAGCTGCCTTCATGAAGAAAGTAATCGATACACGTGCGGTATTCAAACTTGGCGGTATTGGTTTAGCGTTTAAAAAAGGTAAATTTTAA
- a CDS encoding HesB/IscA family protein: MTVINMTESAAYEVKDMLQQNDMPDGYLKVKVNGGGCTGLTYGMSAEEEPGENDEIFEFYGLKVLVDKYDKPVLDGTTIDFKQSLMGGGFQIDNPNAIAACGCGSSFRTAKVAGTPEDC, from the coding sequence ATGACAGTGATTAATATGACAGAGTCAGCAGCTTATGAAGTTAAAGACATGTTACAACAGAACGATATGCCTGATGGCTATTTAAAAGTGAAAGTAAATGGTGGTGGCTGTACAGGCCTAACTTATGGCATGTCTGCTGAAGAAGAACCTGGCGAGAACGATGAAATATTCGAATTTTATGGTTTGAAAGTATTAGTTGATAAGTACGATAAACCAGTATTAGATGGTACGACAATCGATTTTAAACAATCTTTAATGGGAGGCGGCTTCCAAATAGATAACCCGAATGCCATTGCAGCATGTGGTTGCGGTAGTTCGTTTAGAACTGCTAAAGTGGCTGGGACGCCTGAAGATTGCTAA
- a CDS encoding YuzB family protein, with amino-acid sequence MNPIVEFCISNLAKGGDYVYNQLENDPGIDVLEYGCLQNCGICSSGLYALVNGDIVEGESPDDLLQKIYAHIEETWIF; translated from the coding sequence ATGAATCCAATAGTTGAGTTCTGCATTTCGAATTTAGCGAAGGGCGGAGATTATGTATACAATCAGCTTGAAAATGATCCAGGCATAGATGTTTTAGAATATGGGTGTTTACAAAATTGTGGTATATGTTCTAGCGGCTTGTATGCATTAGTGAATGGTGATATCGTTGAAGGTGAATCTCCAGATGATTTATTACAAAAAATATACGCACATATAGAAGAAACATGGATTTTTTAG
- a CDS encoding NAD(P)/FAD-dependent oxidoreductase encodes MKNLVLLGGGYGNMRIMSHILPSALPENYSITLIDRMPYHGLKPEFYELAAGTKSDKDIRMSFPDSDRINNVYGEITDINLDDQIVSVGQTKVDYDELVIGLGCEDKYHNVPGAEEYTHSIQTLSKSRETFHHISELPNGAKVGIVGAGLSGIELASELRESRSDLQIFLYDRGERILRRFPEKLSKYIEKWFKKHDVTVVPNSDINRVEPGCIYNNDVPEELDLIVWTAGIQPVELVRNLPIDISKGGRVILNQYHQVPTYKNIYVVGDCADLPHAPSAQLAEAQGDQIADVMKLQWQNKPLPEKMPEIKIQGFLGSLGDKKGFAYIMDRTVTGRLASILKSGVLWMYKYHNG; translated from the coding sequence ATGAAAAACTTAGTATTACTAGGTGGTGGCTATGGTAATATGCGCATCATGTCTCATATTTTACCATCAGCACTTCCAGAAAATTATTCAATTACATTAATTGATCGCATGCCATACCATGGTTTAAAACCAGAATTTTATGAATTAGCTGCGGGAACAAAATCTGACAAAGATATCCGCATGAGTTTTCCTGATTCAGATAGAATCAATAACGTTTATGGCGAAATTACTGATATTAATTTGGATGACCAAATCGTATCTGTAGGGCAGACCAAGGTTGATTATGATGAACTTGTTATCGGACTTGGTTGTGAAGATAAATATCATAATGTGCCAGGTGCAGAAGAATACACACATAGTATTCAAACACTTTCTAAATCGCGTGAAACATTCCATCATATTAGTGAACTTCCAAATGGTGCTAAAGTAGGTATTGTAGGTGCAGGTTTAAGCGGTATCGAATTAGCTAGTGAATTACGTGAAAGTCGCAGTGATTTACAAATTTTCCTGTATGATAGAGGAGAACGTATTTTACGTCGTTTCCCTGAAAAATTAAGTAAATATATAGAGAAATGGTTCAAAAAACATGATGTCACAGTTGTACCAAACTCTGATATCAACCGTGTTGAACCCGGTTGTATTTACAATAATGACGTACCAGAAGAACTTGATTTAATCGTGTGGACTGCAGGTATCCAACCAGTAGAATTAGTTAGAAACCTACCTATTGATATCAGTAAAGGCGGGCGCGTCATTTTAAATCAATATCATCAGGTGCCTACTTACAAAAATATTTACGTGGTCGGCGATTGTGCAGATTTACCTCATGCACCAAGCGCGCAATTGGCGGAAGCTCAAGGTGATCAAATTGCTGATGTGATGAAATTACAATGGCAAAACAAACCACTTCCTGAAAAAATGCCAGAAATTAAAATTCAAGGTTTCCTTGGATCACTTGGTGATAAAAAAGGATTCGCATACATTATGGACCGCACCGTTACTGGTCGTCTAGCTTCTATCTTAAAATCAGGCGTCCTATGGATGTATAAATACCATAACGGTTAA
- a CDS encoding YuzD family protein → MDKVSVVVYGADVVCASCVNAPTSRNTFDWLQPLLKRKYPDKQFEFTYIDIEKDVENLTDHDQQYIERIQEDELFYPLVTMNDEYVSDGYVQLKDITKFMELQ, encoded by the coding sequence ATGGATAAAGTGAGCGTCGTTGTTTATGGAGCAGATGTTGTATGTGCGAGTTGTGTCAATGCACCTACTTCTCGTAACACATTTGATTGGTTACAGCCTTTATTAAAACGTAAATATCCGGACAAACAATTTGAATTTACGTATATCGATATAGAAAAAGATGTAGAAAATCTAACAGATCATGATCAACAATATATTGAACGCATACAAGAGGATGAATTATTTTATCCCTTAGTTACGATGAATGACGAATATGTTTCAGATGGTTATGTTCAGTTAAAAGATATTACTAAATTTATGGAATTACAGTAA
- a CDS encoding NifU family protein: MPTENVTMFDQVAEVIEKLRPFLLRDGGDCSLVDVEDGIVKLQLHGACGTCPSSTITLKAGIERALHEEVPGVIEVEQVF, from the coding sequence ATGCCAACTGAAAACGTAACGATGTTTGATCAAGTAGCAGAAGTTATCGAAAAACTACGTCCCTTCCTATTACGCGATGGCGGTGACTGTTCACTTGTAGATGTAGAGGATGGTATTGTTAAATTACAATTACATGGCGCATGTGGTACATGCCCAAGTTCAACTATCACATTAAAAGCAGGTATCGAACGTGCTTTGCATGAAGAAGTACCAGGAGTAATCGAAGTAGAACAAGTATTCTAA
- the dltD gene encoding D-alanyl-lipoteichoic acid biosynthesis protein DltD, translating into MKLKPFIPIIVSLVLFGIFVMLPASWFTGLINSKTLATQRVALTDQVLKGTLIQDKMYQSNAYYPIYGSSELEKDDPFNPAFLLNGRKDVPKQPFLIGTGGSTDLVNAVELGSQYENLRGKKMAFIVSPQWFTKHGLTHDNFKARISKGQLNRLFNQNQLSPKLKQRYAKRLLQFKDVENRPYLEKVAAGHMPKETQYLSKFQDNQLKKIEAIKSIYPLRTSPLSHIDPVTHKNSSWHNIESAAESYGEARTKSNQFGIRDEYWGLIKQHKRKINRNYEFRQNSPEFNDLKLLVDTLREGGADVEYVILPSNGKWYDHIGIKQERRQKIYDKIDNTIIDHGGHTYNMTDKDYEPYVVSDAVHIGWKGWVDIAERIEQHMHKK; encoded by the coding sequence ATGAAACTAAAACCATTTATACCAATCATTGTAAGTCTTGTGCTATTTGGCATCTTTGTAATGTTGCCAGCGAGTTGGTTTACTGGTTTAATCAATTCCAAAACATTAGCTACGCAACGTGTTGCTCTGACTGATCAAGTATTAAAAGGTACTTTAATACAAGATAAAATGTATCAATCCAATGCATATTATCCTATTTATGGGTCCAGTGAATTAGAAAAAGATGATCCATTTAACCCGGCGTTTTTACTAAATGGTAGAAAAGATGTTCCGAAGCAACCGTTTTTAATTGGGACAGGTGGATCAACCGACTTAGTCAATGCCGTGGAACTTGGTTCGCAATATGAAAACTTAAGAGGCAAAAAGATGGCCTTTATTGTGTCACCACAGTGGTTTACAAAACATGGATTAACACATGATAATTTCAAAGCACGAATTTCAAAGGGACAATTAAATCGATTATTTAATCAAAATCAATTAAGCCCTAAGTTGAAACAACGTTATGCGAAACGTTTATTACAGTTCAAAGATGTTGAAAATAGACCTTATTTAGAAAAAGTAGCAGCAGGCCATATGCCAAAAGAAACTCAATATCTTTCAAAATTTCAAGATAATCAATTGAAAAAAATTGAAGCAATTAAATCAATATATCCATTAAGAACGTCTCCTTTATCACATATCGATCCTGTTACACATAAAAATAGTTCGTGGCATAACATTGAGTCAGCAGCGGAATCATACGGTGAAGCGCGTACCAAGTCAAATCAATTTGGTATTCGAGATGAATATTGGGGTTTAATCAAACAGCATAAACGTAAAATTAACCGAAATTACGAATTCAGACAAAATTCTCCTGAATTTAATGATTTAAAATTACTTGTAGATACGTTACGTGAAGGTGGCGCAGATGTTGAATATGTGATTTTACCTTCTAATGGTAAATGGTATGATCACATCGGAATCAAACAAGAGAGACGTCAAAAAATATATGACAAGATTGACAATACGATTATTGATCATGGCGGACATACCTATAATATGACCGATAAAGATTATGAACCATATGTGGTAAGTGATGCGGTGCATATTGGCTGGAAAGGCTGGGTTGATATCGCAGAACGTATTGAGCAACACATGCATAAAAAATAA
- the dltC gene encoding D-alanine--poly(phosphoribitol) ligase subunit 2, whose translation MEFRDQVLDLLTEVAETNVIKENPDVELFEEGIIDSFQTVGLLLEIQNKLDIEVSIMDFDRDEWATPNKIVAVLEELR comes from the coding sequence ATGGAATTTAGAGATCAAGTATTAGATTTATTAACTGAAGTAGCTGAGACTAATGTGATTAAGGAAAATCCTGATGTGGAATTATTCGAGGAAGGTATTATTGATTCATTCCAAACGGTAGGGTTATTACTAGAAATTCAAAATAAATTAGATATTGAAGTTTCAATTATGGATTTTGACAGAGATGAGTGGGCGACACCTAATAAGATTGTAGCGGTATTAGAAGAATTACGATGA